The genomic stretch AAGACCTGAAGGGGGCTTGAGCCGTCCACATGGGCGGCCTCGATGGTTTCGCGGGGTACGCTTTTTAAGCCGGCCGATACGATCAGGATGATCAGCGGCGTCCACTCCCAGGTGTCCATGGCCACAATGGCCCAAAGAGCCGTTTTGGGGTTGCTCAAAAGGCTGCCGGCCGAATAAAGTCCCAGGGTATTGAGGATCCAGGCGTACAGCCCATAGGACGAATTGAGCAGCAGGTTAAAGAGGTGCCCGACCACCACGGGCGCGACCATCATCGGAATCAGGAAAACCGTGGAGAAGAAGCTTTCCCCTTTCATGTTGTTGATCAGCAGCGCGATTCCCAGGCCCAATCCCATCTGCAACACCATGCAGGCCAAGATGTAGATGGCCAATAGCATCCAACCGTGGGAGATATTGGGATTCTCGAACATCTTGATCCAGTTGGCCAGCCCAACGAAAAGGTTTCCCATGCCCGGCTGAAGCTGGATTTTCATGAAAGACATATAGATCATCCAGAAGAAGGGAAAGATGGTAATCGTCGCCAGTATGATTACGGCAGGAAAAAGCCACCAGACATACCAGGGGACCATCTCCACTATTTTTTGATAAAATGTGGGAGATGGAATGGCAGGAGAAAGGTCTTTCAGATCGGAGGCCGTCTTCGAAATCGGCGAAGAGTTTTCGAGGGACAAGGCAGTACTCCTTTTTAAATCTGTTTTCCCAGGGCTGCATCATGCATAGGCTTGTAGCGGGCGTTGGCGCGCTCCGGGTCCCGCGAGGCCAGGGTGGTGAATAGGGTATCCACGATGGCCAAATGCTCTATGCGTGTTGCCAATAAATCATTTCGAAAGCGCGTTTCTTTGGATTTGACGACCAGTTTGATGTCCACCAGCTTTGCAAAATAGGACCGGGGGTTGTTGGTCACACCGATGATGGTGGCGCCGTTATCTTTGGCTAATTTAGTGGCATCAATGATGTCTCTGGTGTCACCGGAGCGAGAAAAGGCAAAAAGGACATCGCCGGGTCTGAGGAGACTGGCCCGCATGACCTGAAAATGGATATCGGTCTCGGCCGTTGCCTCCAGGCCGGCGAAGGTGAATTTGTCCGCGGCAATCATGGCCGAGGTGCGCGAAACCGAAAGCGCTATGATCAACACCTTCCCTGCCTTTTTGAGAGCCTGGTAGGCCCTCTCCATTTCGGCGAAATCCAGGACCTGCAGGGTTTCCTGAAGGGTCTGGATGGTGATGTTGAAGACCTTATAAGCGATGGCTTCGGCATCATCATCTGCCGAAACCGGCTCGTAAGGCCGCTCGACGGAAACGGCCCCCTGCCGGGCCAAATCCAGCTTAAAGGCACGGAAACCCGGAAATTCGAGACCACGGCAGAGGCGGAATACGGTGGATTCGCTGACCCCGCTCTCTTGGGCCACGTCCGATATGGTCATATCAACCACCCGCTGGGGGTTGGACAGGATGAACTCCGCAGCCTTTTTCTCGGCCTCATTGAATGCCCGCATCGAGTTCTCAATCTTGATCAGGATTTCAGGACGGGTATTAGGCATATCGTCTCCACGGTGCTGTTGATGCCGAAATGATTCCTTTACTTTTTCCAGGGGCCTTCTAACATCCGGTGCGGTTTAAACTATATAAGAAAAAAACTTTTGTCAAGAAATAATTTTATGAAAAAAACTTTTTTTATAAAGAGAGGGGTAATAACCGCTCCGGGTTTATCAAGGAGATTGTCCGGATTTTTATTAGGCAACGGGAACCAAGTGTTTCTAATTAGTTAGGTCTGGCCTGGATTCCCGCCGGCGCCGGAATGACGAATTTTTAAGAGACCGTCAAGGGTTACGAACTGAAGAAAAAAGAATCGACGGAGAAACGGAGGCGCCACGAAGCATGAAAATATTTTTTAGGGGCTATGGGCTATGGGCAATAGGCGATGGGCATGGTTAAACGGTTTTATGGATTTTTATTCGCCTACAGCCTATCCTGGGGCGGGCGCCACGAAGCATGAAAAAGGGTTACTCCGAACTTATTTTCCTGCTAAATGGCCAAGCTCGTACAGATGAAAGGCGCAGATCACCAGGGAATGGGTGATGGTCCCCTGGGCGATCAAATTCTTTATTTCCGGGTAAGGGACTTGAAGCATTTCGAATTCTTCACTCTCTTCAGGGCGTATTTCAGCCACTTTTTTCACCCCCCGGGCCAGGAAACTGTGGGTGCGGTTGTTTAAAAAGGCCGGATTGGGGTGAACAAAACCCAAATATTCCCACTGATCCGTCGTAAAACCGGTCTCTTCAAGCAGTTCTCTTTGCCCTGCTTCCAATGGGGTTTGGCTTTGTTCGACGATCCCGCCCGGAATTTCCAGGGTAACCTCCTCGGTGCCGAAACGGAATTGACGGATCAGGACCACCTCTCCGTTCTCGGTGATGGGAATCACATTAACCCAGTCGTTGCTCTCCAGGATATAAAAGGGCGCTTCCCGATGGTTGCGGGGCAATTGGTACTGATCCTCCCGGATGGAAAAAATCCGGAAAGACCCAATAGTTTTTGATGCGATCCGTTTCCACCTTTCGGCCAGATTCATGCGGTCATTCCCCTTTGTTTGGTTTTTTTGGTGTCATAGCTTTAAAATAGATCTTTCATAAGCT from Deltaproteobacteria bacterium encodes the following:
- a CDS encoding sugar ABC transporter permease yields the protein MSLENSSPISKTASDLKDLSPAIPSPTFYQKIVEMVPWYVWWLFPAVIILATITIFPFFWMIYMSFMKIQLQPGMGNLFVGLANWIKMFENPNISHGWMLLAIYILACMVLQMGLGLGIALLINNMKGESFFSTVFLIPMMVAPVVVGHLFNLLLNSSYGLYAWILNTLGLYSAGSLLSNPKTALWAIVAMDTWEWTPLIILIVSAGLKSVPRETIEAAHVDGSSPLQVFFQVTLPYIKPALVIAFLLRFMDCMRFIDLILITTRGGPAVATKTLPFYLYTKTFQEFDIGVGAVMGFTLLVIIIICAMLTTTILLKEPETERV
- a CDS encoding MurR/RpiR family transcriptional regulator encodes the protein MPNTRPEILIKIENSMRAFNEAEKKAAEFILSNPQRVVDMTISDVAQESGVSESTVFRLCRGLEFPGFRAFKLDLARQGAVSVERPYEPVSADDDAEAIAYKVFNITIQTLQETLQVLDFAEMERAYQALKKAGKVLIIALSVSRTSAMIAADKFTFAGLEATAETDIHFQVMRASLLRPGDVLFAFSRSGDTRDIIDATKLAKDNGATIIGVTNNPRSYFAKLVDIKLVVKSKETRFRNDLLATRIEHLAIVDTLFTTLASRDPERANARYKPMHDAALGKQI
- a CDS encoding NUDIX hydrolase: MNLAERWKRIASKTIGSFRIFSIREDQYQLPRNHREAPFYILESNDWVNVIPITENGEVVLIRQFRFGTEEVTLEIPGGIVEQSQTPLEAGQRELLEETGFTTDQWEYLGFVHPNPAFLNNRTHSFLARGVKKVAEIRPEESEEFEMLQVPYPEIKNLIAQGTITHSLVICAFHLYELGHLAGK